TCAACTATTTTTCCATCCCATCTAAAGACTAATCCGCCAGGGATAACAGCTCCTTTATTACAGTGATTGAAATCAAACCTGAATCTCCAAAGGGTGACCATGAATTCCCATACGGCGATCTATCATGCATGAACCATCAGTCACCAACAATGTTGGGAACATATCAAAGCCATCAGCAAGACACAGTCTTAGTATCATTTTTATTCCAGTCTGAACATCAATTCTCTCCTGCACCGAGAGATCGCCAGAGCTCTTCCCATATGCACGTAACAAAATAATCCACCATAGTCCTGGGATTAACAGTTATAGTGGATAGAGGTCTCTGTAAGCACAAGAATGACAAGGTAAAGAAAACACAAATAAACACACTCTTGTTTTCTGGAGAGATCCTTTTTCCTACCGGAATCAACTGGGGCAACGCGACCAATTGCTGCCTCTCCAAAGTCAGGATCCAGTACCTCTTCTGTCGCAGAATCATCACCATCCAATGGGATTGTCCGGACTTTGAAACTAGCAGGCATCAGCCCTTGACCGGGACTATGACAATCCATAGTTTTTTCCCAGCTCTGCAAAATAATGTCATATCACAGttgtcatttttataaaaattttccAATGAAATATGAACAAGATACTCGATAATACAGATTACTCTGACATCAGAATCACTTGTCATTTGATCTAAGTTTAGTTGTACAATTGACCACTTCCATTAAGAGAATTTTTAGACTGCACGAAATGCTAGCCACATTAGCGGAATATATTGAGAACGTTCAGGGTTACATCCTATGAAACATCTACACCGAAATTTAAAACAACTTAGCAGGTTGAACCCACAGTTTTCAATCTTTTACTACAGAGTTTAAAGGTAAATCCGCACTTGTTCCATGCAGGATAAATAGCTGCTCCCCACCCTTCCTCCTTTGTTTTGAGAACCGTGTGAACGAAGAGTGGGCAGAAGAGGAGGTCTGTATGAGTGACTTTTTTATACTTCTAGGAAACATCAATTTACATTGGAACTGGACTTTACAAATTTCCAGTAGTTGAAGACATTTACTTCTGAAATTCCAATGAAAGTACAAGTAACTTATGATAAATCATGTTATTTCTTCCCGAGCTATAACTAATCATATAAGAGAAGCTACTGAAAAAATGCCCATTCCTTTACCAAAATATGATAAGTCACAACAAGCATATTTTTCTGATACAATCAATCAACTAGGACTCAATCTTGAATTAGTTGGCGTCCTTAACATCACGTTAAGTATTCTAAGGATTCATCATAAGTAACTAATTTTATGCTGACTGTCAGCTTACCACAACCCTCCTCATTTACCCGAGTTTGGGGCCCACTATGCTTTTCTACTCTCATATAAATATTTTACTAAAAGAAATATCACCCAAAAAAAAGATTGGAAAGATGCACGCTCGATGCTTGCGAGTGAATGATTGGCACACTTTTTTAATAATGATGGTGTCTGGGCCAACTAGTACGCACCTCTAATCCATCAGGTACCTACATCTACTATCCCCTGCCAATACAAGTACCAACTAATGCTGCACACTAGACTTAGGTAGATGGAAAGAAATCACCGAGCATTTTTATCTCCAATAGGATTTGAACTGTGGTGTGGTCTCCCGGAGCCTTTTCCCACATCAATAACCACTAGACCACACCCTTGAATGCCCTGGTACATTAATAAAAAAGCACAAAATGAGAAGTTTCCAAAAAGCAACACCATTTTGCCAGATTGCCACCAACTTTCTTTATCACCATTTGACCAGGGTTGTTGTACACCTATCTGCAACTAGATCAGGTAATCACAGCAGAGGCACAGTTCAGCCAACCCCCTAACCCAATAATACTGACGTTGCCTGAAAGAGTCTTGTGAGATGCATTTCAAGTGCCTCCAACTAGTCACAAAGGAGGTATCTCAGCCCAATTAAGGGATCTGAAGATGATAAACCTCCCAATAAAGAATTTTAATCTATATCTTAATCATATTAAGTGCTGCCAACCAATAACAAGAACGGTTTCTTAGTTCCACTAAGGGGTTGTTAGTATCAGTGATAAGGATAATAATCCTGGATAAAATATGGGATAATTTTATCCTGTGTTTGCTTGAAATTTTTTATTCTGGTATAAATAATCTCGTGATTATTTATACCACAATTTTGGTATTATTTGCATACCACATTTGATGATAACAATCCCCAGATCATATCATCCAGCAGTAAAACAACCAAATGAGAAAGTTGTCATTCTCCAAAGCTCTTCTCCCTAAATCCTTTGAGAAGGCAAAggtaatatttgaaataaaagttTATCTAGTGTAAAACTGAACACATGTTTTATACTATACCTAATATATTCCATTTTTTAACCAATGAACCAAACTTCGACCAAGAAAAGAATATCCGCTAaataatcatgttattatctaatCCTCGTATCATAAATGCCCATATTATACTCCCTGTATAACTTGTTCGCAAAGCAAATGACCCCTAAGGGAATTAGATGATAACAGCCTTTCCTCCCTGATGTGTGATAAGCAAAAACTGAACACACCATCGGTGAAAAGCTTAGGGGGTTTCTTTCAGTGCCTCTTTGTTGTAAAAGAACAGCCAACAAGGAAATAAGgcgttcatcatttagtttaatCATACTATTACTATTACCTTGATAAATCAGAAGAAGACTGATATTTAACATACCCTTTATATAAAGGAAGGTATAACACAAGAAAATAATCCAAAGATTTGTTATTTTACCTTGAAGTAGAAAAGCAAAACCATCAGAATGTTGAGAAGGACATATAACAGCGGAAAGTGAAAAAACAGTGATCTAATTGTTGGCagacataaaaaataataaatgtatACCCACATTACAATTATCTCAACAAGCGTTTTAAGAGAAAATATCAGTATCCAACCATTCGTTCCAGAACATTAGACAAAAAAACAGTTGCATCCTAGCATACATTTCCAGAGATTAACATGAATTTTCCCCAGGTATTTATCCCTGAATAAGTTAAATAAGAAGCAGTCGCATATCACTATAAGGTATTCCTGCATCCATCTTTAATTACACAGCTGTCAAGGAACATCCATAGCAAGATTGCTCAATGAGATAAGAAACCAAATGATGAGATACAAGCAAGAAAAATGCGATAAACAAATGTATGACTATATGAAAGAAAATATCGGTAAATGATCTTTTTGCACAAACGAAACAAACTTTTGTGCAAGTTAAGTAGCATTTTACCTGCAACTGAAGAGTGTGAAGGATGAAGTTGCGAACAATCTCATATTCTCCCTTCAGCAGAAAAGCTATACCAGAAGGTATAAAGTCACGGATAAAGACCTGGTCGTAGTTCAGAACACCAACATTGGAACTAGTTGGGTCCTGAGCAGCAATTGTTCCTACAGGGCTACCACAATAATAAACCATAGACTCCCGTAGTAGTTCCCACGCTTCATCCTCAATGGAGTTTTCAGCTATTCTGTTCAAGGCATCTTGCACTGAGCCATTTGGAGGTAAGCTCCCATTGGATTGAAAGTCCTCTCCTACTTTAAGCTCTTCTACTGTCTCAAACTGCAGAACACTTGGTGTATTACCATGAACTGCATCGAAGCTCTGGTCATTGTCAACAAACCATGTCCCGGTTCCATTTTCCGATGCAGTACTACTCACACTGTCAGCTCGCTGGCATTTGCAGTTCATAGATCTTAAATAGGACTGAGCAATATTCCCGTGCACAGGTTGTCTGGTGTTCAGAAAGTGATCGGCCCTAATAGCACGATATGATGTGTTTGAACAGTTGAGAAAATTCACATACTTTGAAACCCTCTTCCTTCTGTATCTTATGAAGGATCTACAGGTACGAGATGATCCCAATTTCCTGAAAGAATGATCAGATCCAAAAAGACAAGGCTGTGAACCACCTATAACTTGAAGAACTGCCTCAGAAGTGGCCATCATTCCTGATGTTGAGGCAAGGAACAGCTTCTACACCCGGAATCCTTATCAACAATCCAATACCTCTGGTTCCAATGAGAGATACCTAAAAATACTGGACATTCACCAGAGGGTTACTATCAGAATGAAATGATACTTTGAAAAAATATCCATCAACCAGATACCATATATATCAAAAACCactaattcaaaatatttaaccAGCTAACTGATTACAATTGTCACACGTCAGACTGCTGGTAGAATCTTGTCTACATACTTCGGCTCTATTGAATTATTTGTTGTCCAAAGAGATTGGTACAAAAGACCAAGAAGACAAAGTTGTACAAGACTTACCGATTTATAAAGTAAGTATAATAAATTTCTCTGCTTAGCTTTTTCCTTCTCATTGCATCCCACTTTGGAGCATAATCCTCCAAAAATCTACTTCATAGTATTCTTTATGGAGATAAAAATTCTACAAGATATTCAAAAATTGCACTACTTGAAAAAGGAACAAGTTACTCTCAACTACTTCAAAATTGGAGACACTAGAAAGGAGGACATTATTTCATCAGATAACGAAATTAATTGGAATTCAAAATTGCTTGTCAAATATAGCCAACAATTGTGCAGAATTTAGGTATTTCCTCCTTTACATGGAtcatataaaataaaagtgaagaAGATCTCAACTCAGTCAATAAACTCCCATTGCTGCTGATGAACAATAAATAATCCACTATTTTTAGCTTTAAATCTTCTATAATTCACTTATACTAAAATCTTATTTCATACTAACATTTGACCAACAGTAAGTCATCTAAAAATTCCATCTTTTTAATCAATTACTCATACCCCAGTAAGCCCACAAATTTCACTTAATTACAAAGTGGGTatacacaaaaacaaaaatttcttAAACAATATCACTAATTACTTCTTAAAAGAACGAGCAAAGATGAACCCACATGGAATCTTGAACTGTGGCAATAACCCAATTGCCATGcataaaatcaaatgaaaaaaaaacattaaAGTTTCAAACTTTGAGCAATTAAGCGTAAACTGAAGGTAAAAAATAAAGCAAATCtcataaaattaaagaaaaaatcgAAATTTGAGTTTACCTGATAAAGAATTTAAAAGGAACCGGGACAAATATCGgagatttttcttatttttataacTTATAAGGAGAGAGAAATGAATATAGAGAATATCAATGGCGGGCGTATAAGTTATAGCTTTTGCAAGTTACGGCTACAAGCTACACAATGAACGtgaacattattttctttttttttcctaaaaaaacGTGAACAAATTGATTAATTGATCAATATATGGGAACAATCTATGGTTAGTTTTGTCTCTACGTCATTTGACTCTTTTATTTAAAGAGCCTAATGTTGCATTGCCTTTTCTAATTCTATCTTTTAACTTgtatttaattgatttttttcgcTGAGAATAAATTGTGTAGCTAAAAGTTTGCGAGGAAAAGTAAAGTTTCAAGTTTTCAAACAGATATATATTAGAAGTCAAAAGTTACAAAGAAAAGTGTACTAGAAAATCTTGATGAAAGAAgacatttcttttcctttttcttctaaaaattaTGGTGTCCGACTCAACTTGCGCATA
The sequence above is drawn from the Nicotiana tabacum cultivar K326 chromosome 13, ASM71507v2, whole genome shotgun sequence genome and encodes:
- the LOC107816919 gene encoding neutral/alkaline invertase 3, chloroplastic isoform X1 — translated: MMATSEAVLQVIGGSQPCLFGSDHSFRKLGSSRTCRSFIRYRRKRVSKYVNFLNCSNTSYRAIRADHFLNTRQPVHGNIAQSYLRSMNCKCQRADSVSSTASENGTGTWFVDNDQSFDAVHGNTPSVLQFETVEELKVGEDFQSNGSLPPNGSVQDALNRIAENSIEDEAWELLRESMVYYCGSPVGTIAAQDPTSSNVGVLNYDQVFIRDFIPSGIAFLLKGEYEIVRNFILHTLQLQSWEKTMDCHSPGQGLMPASFKVRTIPLDGDDSATEEVLDPDFGEAAIGRVAPVDSGLWWIILLRAYGKSSGDLSVQERIDVQTGIKMILRLCLADGFDMFPTLLVTDGSCMIDRRMGIHGHPLEIQALFHSALLCAREMLTPEDGSADLIRALNNRLVALSFHIREYYWIDMKKLNEIYRYKTEEYSYDAVNKFNIYPDQISPWLVEWMPNKGGYLIGNLQPAHMDFRFFSLGNLWSIVCSLTTDDQSHAILDLIEAKWADLVADMPFKICYPALEGQEWQIITGCDPKNTPWSYHNGGAWPTLLWQLAVASIKMNRPEIAAKAVEVAEERISRDKWPEYYDTKKARFVGKQARLFQTWSIAGYLVAKLLLANPSAAKILITQEDSELLNAFSCAISSNPRRKRGPKSSQKTYIV
- the LOC107816919 gene encoding neutral/alkaline invertase 3, chloroplastic isoform X2; this encodes MMATSEAVLQVIGGSQPCLFGSDHSFRKLGSSRTCRSFIRYRRKRVSKYVNFLNCSNTSYRAIRADHFLNTRQPVHGNIAQSYLRSMNCKCQRADSVSSTASENGTGTWFVDNDQSFDAVHGNTPSVLQFETVEELKVGEDFQSNGSLPPNGSVQDALNRIAENSIEDEAWELLRESMVYYCGSPVGTIAAQDPTSSNVGVLNYDQVFIRDFIPSGIAFLLKGEYEIVRNFILHTLQLQSWEKTMDCHSPGQGLMPASFKVRTIPLDGDDSATEEVLDPDFGEAAIGRVAPVDSGLWWIILLRAYGKSSGDLSVQERIDVQTGIKMILRLCLADGFDMFPTLLVTDGSCMIDRRMGIHGHPLEIQALFHSALLCAREMLTPEDGSADLIRALNNRLVALSFHIREYYWIDMKKLNEIYRYKTEEYSYDAVNKFNIYPDQISPWLVEWMPNKGGYLIGNLQPAHMDFRFFSLGNLWSIVCSLTTDDQSHAILDLIEAKWADLVADMPFKICYPALEGQEWQIITGCDPKNT